The genomic interval ATTTATTCTTTCAAGTAGATTCGTTTCCTTCCTCCTTCATGACCTTTCTTATTTGGACAGCCATATTTCCTCCTGATACGCCAGGGGTTGCAATAAATCTTTCCTTTCCTCCTGCACATAAAACAACACCATCAGAAACCCTTGCTGGAAGCTTTAGGACATCACCGCAGGAGAGATTTAGGACATCAGCCATTGTTAATTTTGTTTTTCCAAGAAGGGCGACAACGGGAATTGGGATAAATTCAATTGTTGCAGAAGCCGTTTCCGCTTCCTTTTTTTCCTTTTTTGGTTTTGTTGTTAGTCTATCAAGGTATGGTTCAATGCTTATAAATGGAAGACACAAAGAGAAATTTTCTTCCCTTTCCTTTATTCTTATTTTAAAGCCTGTTTTTATTACAATCTCGTTTAAAGATATAGCCTTAAGGGAAAGGGGGTTTGTTGCTATGTCCTCTAATTTAAAATCTATCTCACAAACACCAATCCAGGCTTGTTTAAGGACATTTATAAACTCATCCAGCACTTTTTTAAGAACCTCTTTTTCAACGCTTGTTATCTCCCTATTTATCTCAACCCCTTCTCCCTTTCCTCCTAAAAATTTTTCAATTAGGTAAAATGCAAAGCTTGGTTTTATTCCAATTATAGAATTTAATGTAAGTGGATTTTGGGAGATTAAACCGAGTATTGTTGGGT from bacterium carries:
- a CDS encoding FliM/FliN family flagellar motor switch protein produces the protein MEKEIYDYDFRNPQRLTKDNIISLKTIYSEFSKKIGAWLSNRLQEEITIETEDSLQTDYSKFISKYPYPTILGLISQNPLTLNSIIGIKPSFAFYLIEKFLGGKGEGVEINREITSVEKEVLKKVLDEFINVLKQAWIGVCEIDFKLEDIATNPLSLKAISLNEIVIKTGFKIRIKEREENFSLCLPFISIEPYLDRLTTKPKKEKKEAETASATIEFIPIPVVALLGKTKLTMADVLNLSCGDVLKLPARVSDGVVLCAGGKERFIATPGVSGGNMAVQIRKVMKEEGNEST